The proteins below come from a single Myripristis murdjan chromosome 10, fMyrMur1.1, whole genome shotgun sequence genomic window:
- the LOC115366764 gene encoding protocadherin gamma-C5-like, with the protein MGCMNQGIMQKKLSVWQVFFWWHSLFLLWSTIDGQTRYSIPEELKQGSVVGNLAKDLSLAISELYRRKLRITSEAGKQYFSVDLVKGDLVVRDRIDREELCEQRSPCLLPLEIVIENPLQLHRVEIEIQDTNDNSPIFLTKEKVLKIAELVNPGARFPLESAQDPDVGPNSVRSYIISKNDNFKLIVKNHKDGTKFPELVLEKSLDREKQPLHKLILTALDGGDPVRSGTSEITVTVLDINDNAPQFERQVYEANLSENAAPGTEILRVKATDADEGQNGEIEYYFGDQTTDLILSLFDIETSSGAIVVKGVVDYEKNFLNRFDVIAKDKGNPEMDGHCGVEIKIVDVNDNTPEIIVTSLTTPVPEDSATGTVIALISAKDSDSGDNGKVRLSLSPKTPFKLNPSVSNHYTLVTNGPLDREKNDTYSVTISATDSGNPPLSSVKIITVELLDVNDNPPVFSQGSYVVYVKENCALGKILCSVSASDSDLGENAKISYSILDSKVQGVSVSSYVYINSDNGSIYSMHSFDYEKLKVFQIQVQAKDQGSPSLSSNATVHVFILDQNDNAPAVIYPSSAALGSLSHQRMARSAKAGHLVTKVTAVDADSGHNAWISYKLAEATDASLFTVNLYTGEVRTKRAVSEQDDSSQRLLIEIKDDGEPVQSATVTVSVLLEDGLHEPILDLRQKTVEPSKKSGRITLYLILSLASVSVLSLVTFLILAVKCIRNSRSSGSCCMRRSDCDDYKNPNRNLQIQLNTDGPIKYVEVLGGDMLSQSQSFRSCMSPMSEYSDFTFVKPSSTTDFKEMISVLDASLPDSTWTFESQQVSSNNN; encoded by the coding sequence ATGGGTTGTATGAATCAAGGAATAATGCAGAAAAAACTGTCTGTATGGCAGGTGTTTTTTTGGTGGcattctttgtttctcttgtgGAGTACAATAGACGGACAGACTCGATACAGCATCCCGGAAGAACTGAAACAGGGATCTGTGGTAGGAAATTTAGCCAAAGATCTGAGTTTGGCTATCTCTGAACTTTACCGACGTAAATTGCGGATAACATCGGAAGCTGGTAAGCAGTATTTCAGTGTCGACTTGGTGAAAGGAGATCTAGTCGTGAGAGACAGAATAGACAGAGAGGAACTGTGTGAACAAAGATCGCCGTGTCTGTTGCCTTTAGAGATAGTTATAGAAAACCCCTTGCAGCTGCACAGAGTCGAGATTGAAATACAGGATACAAACGACAATTCTCCTATTTTTCTAACTAAAGAAAAGGTCTTGAAAATAGCAGAATTAGTAAATCCAGGGGCGAGATTTCCCTTAGAAAGTGCTCAGGATCCCGACGTCGGTCCAAATTCCGTACGCTCTTATATAATAAGCAAAAATGACAATTTCAAATTGATTGTTAAAAACCATAAAGACGGGACTAAATTCCCTGAACTGGTCCTTGAAAAATCACTGGACCGAGAAAAGCAGCCTTTACACAAACTTATCCTCACTGCTTTAGATGGTGGAGATCCAGTGCGTTCAGGAACTTCTGAAATTACAGTTACTGTACTTGATATCAATGATAATGCGCCGCAATTTGAGAGACAGGTGTATGAAGCTAATTTAAGCGAAAATGCAGCACCTGGAACTGAAATATTGCGTGTTAAAGCTACAGATGCAGACGAGGGACAAAATGGAGAAATTGAATATTATTTTGGAGACCAAACGACGGAtttaattttgtcattatttgatATTGAAACTTCCTCTGGAGCAATTGTTGTGAAAGGTGTAGTAGACTATGAGAAAAATTTTTTGAACAGATTTGACGTCATTGCAAAAGACAAAGGAAATCCTGAGATGGATGGGCATTGTGGCGTTGAAATCAAAATAGTTGACGTGAACGATAATACCCCTGAAATAATTGTGACGTCTTTAACGACACCTGTTCCAGAAGATTCTGCTACTGGGACAGTTATTGCACTGATAAGTGCAAAAGACTCAGATTCAGGTGACAACGGAAAGGTGAGGTTGAGCTTATCACCCAAGACTCCCTTTAAGTTAAATCCATCCGTTTCTAACCATTATACATTAGTAACGAATGGGCCACTCGACCGTGAAAAAAATGATACATATAGTGTAACGATAAGTGCCACTGATTCTGGGAACCCCCCGCTATCTAGTGTAAAAATTATCACTGTTGAACTGTTAGATGTAAATGACAATCCTCCAGTTTTCTCCCAGGGATCATATGTCGTATATGTGAAAGAGAATTGTGCGCTTGGGAAAATATTATGCTCAGTGTCAGCCAGTGATTCTGATTTGGGTGAAAACGCCAAGATTTCCTACTCCATCTTGGACTCTAAAGTACAGGGAGTATCTGTGTCCTCCTATGTCTACATCAACTCTGATAACGGCAGCATCTACAGCATGCACTCGTTTGACTATGAGAAACTGAAGGTGTTTCAGATTCAGGTGCAGGCAAAAGACCAGGGCTCTCCGTCTCTGAGCAGCAACGCCACTGTCCATGTTTTTATCCTGGACCAGAACGACAATGCCCCAGCTGTCATTTACCCCTCGTCCGCTGCCCTGGGCTCCCTCTCTCACCAGAGGATGGCCCGTTCCGCTAAAGCGGGACACCTGGTTACCAAGGTGACAGCCGTGGACGCTGATTCAGGCCATAACGCCTGGATCTCCTATAAGCTGGCGGAGGCCACAGACGCCTCTCTGTTCACTGTCAATCTTTACACGGGGGAAGTGAGGACTAAACGCGCCGTGTCTGAGCAGGACGACTCCTCTCAGAGGCTGCTTATAGAGATCAAGGACGACGGGGAACCGGTCCAGTCCGCCACAGTCACGGTGTCCGTCCTGCTAGAGGATGGCCTCCATGAACCCATCTTGGACCTCCGACAGAAAACGGTCGAGCCCAGCAAGAAAAGCGGCAGAATCACACTTTATTtgattctctctctggcctcGGTGTCCGTGCTGTCTCTGGTGACTTTTCTCATCTTAGCTGTTAAGTGCATCAGGAACAGCAGAAGTAGTGGTAGTTGCTGCATGAGACGGAGCGACTGTGACGACTACAAGAACCCCAACAGAAACCTGCAGATTCAGCTCAACACTGACGGACCTATTAAGTACGTGGAGGTCCTGGGAGGAGACATGTTGTCTCAGAGTCAGTCCTTCAGGTCCTGTATGTCTCCCATGTCAGAGTACAGTGACTTCACCTTCGTTAAGCCCAGCAGCACCACTGACTTTAAGGAGATGATCAGTGTCCTGGATGCGTCATTACCCGACAGCACCTGGACCTTTGAGAGTCAGCAGGTAAGCAGCAACAATAATTag
- the LOC115366960 gene encoding protocadherin gamma-C5-like: MNYNSPGMTKRTGYRDWRWHALWWHHIFLLWSTIDGQTRYTIPEELKQGSVVGNLAKDLGLGLSEIFDRKLRVASEAGKQYFSVDAGKGELVVNERIDRETLCGQRVSCVLPLQVVIEDPLQLYRVEVEIQDINDNSPRFPSNDVTLEIAESTALGVRFPLESALDPDVGSNSLKSYTLGKDEYFNIKVKEVAGGRKVPELILVKLLDREKKTVHKLLLTALDGGSPVRSGTSQISIKVLDNNDNVPVFEKNVYKVSISEDSEEGALIVQTKATDIDDGQNGDLEYSFGVHTPDSILSLFSIDQVSGKIFVKGKIDFEASANYEIDVSAKDKGSPRMEGHCSVHVEILDVNDNVPEIILTSQPKPVREDSSGGTVVALLSVRDLDSGDNGKLTLELPKGSPFTLKSSFSNNYALVTSGVLDRESFSEYNIEITATDSGSPPLTTKKSIPVTITDVNDNPPIFTQSSYNVYLKENGLPGSILYSVSASDLDLGENAKISYSILDSKAQGVSVSSYVYINSDNGSIYSMHSFDYEKLKVFQIQVQAKDQGSPSLSSNATVHVFILDQNDNAPTVIYPSSAVLGSLSHQRMPRSAKAGHLVTKVTAVDADSGHNAWISYKLAEATDASLFTVNLYTGEVRTKRAVSEQDDSSQRLLIEIKDDGEPVQSATVTVSVLLEDGLHEPILDLRQKTAEPSKKNGRITLYLILSLASVSVLSLVTFLILAVKCIRNSRSSGCCCMRRSDCDDYKNPNRNLQIQLNTDGPIKYVEVLGGDMLSQSQSFRSCMSPMSEYSDFTFVKPSSTSDFKEMISVLDASLPDSTWTFESQQVSDDGVSH, encoded by the coding sequence ATGAATTATAACAGCCCAGGGATGACAAAGAGAACGGGATATCGAGATTGGCGATGGCACGCTCTTTGGTGGCATCATATCTTCCTCTTGTGGAGTACAATAGACGGACAGACTCGATACACCATCCCGGAGGAACTGAAACAGGGTTCTGTGGTAGGAAATCTAGCCAAAGATCTGGGTTTGGGACTATCAGAGATTTTTGATCGTAAACTGCGTGTCGCCTCTGAGGCTGGTAAGCAGTATTTCAGTGTGGATGCGGGGAAGGGCGAGCTGGTGGTGAATGAGAGAATAGACAGAGAGACTTTGTGTGGACAAAGAGTCAGCTGTGTTCTACCTCTGCAGGTTGTCATTGAAGACCCGTTACAACTTTATCGTGTTGAAGTTGAAATACAAGACATCAATGACAATTCTCCTAGGTTCCCATCAAACGATGTCACATTAGAGATTGCGGAATCTACGGCGTTAGGGGTACGTTTTCCATTAGAAAGCGCATTAGATCCCGATGTTGGTAGTAATTCACTTAAATCATATACTCTCGGAAAAGAcgaatattttaatattaaggTTAAAGAAGTTGCAGGTGGAAGGAAAGTTCCGGAATtgattttagtgaaactcttagacagagagaaaaaaactgtacacAAACTTTTATTGACAGCACTAGATGGGGGAAGCCCTGTGAGGTCAGGGACCTCTCAAATTTCTATTAAAGTtcttgataataatgataatgtccCCGTTTTTGAAAAAAACGTATATAAAGTCTCCATCagtgaagacagtgaggaaggtGCATTAATAGTGCAAACTAAAGCCACAGACATTGACGATGGACAAAATGGCGATTTAGAGTATTCCTTTGGTGTGCATACACCAGATAGTATTCTCTCTTTATTTAGCATTGATCAAGTATCTGGAAAAATatttgttaaaggaaaaatagatTTCGAAGCTAGTGCAAATTATGAAATAGACGTGAGTGCAAAGGATAAAGGTAGTCCTAGAATGGAGGGACACTGTAGCGTACATGTTGAAATTTTAGATGTTAACGATAATGTTCCCGAAATTATACTGACCTCACAACCAAAGCCAGTGCGTGAAGACTCGTCTGGTGGCACTGTGGTGGCTTTACTCAGTGTCCGAGACCTTGACTCCGGTGATAACGGTAAATTGACGTTAGAACTCCCCAAAGGCTCTCCTTTCACTTTGAAATCTTCCTTTTCAAATAATTACGCACTGGTTACTAGCGGTGTTTTAGACCGAGAGAGCTTTTCAGAATATAATATCGAGATAACAGCCACTGATTCCGGCTCTCCTCCCCTGACTACTAAAAAATCTATACCTGTCACCATCACTGATGTGAATGACAACCCTCCTATTTTCACTCAGTCGTCGTATAATGTGTATTTAAAAGAGAATGGTTTGCCAGGCTCAATTCTTTATTCGGTATCAGCATCTGACCTGGATTTAGGTGAAAACGCCAAGATTTCCTACTCCATCTTGGACTCTAAAGCACAGGGAGTGTCTGTGTCCTCTTACGTCTACATCAACTCTGATAATGGCAGCATCTACAGCATGCACTCGTTTGACTATGAGAAACTGAAGGTGTTTCAGATTCAGGTGCAGGCAAAAGACCAGGGCTCTCCGTCTCTGAGCAGCAACGCCACTGTCCATGTTTTTATCCTGGACCAGAACGACAATGCCCCCACTGTCATTTACCCCTCCTCCGCTGTTCTGGGCTCCCTCTCTCACCAGAGGATGCCCCGCTCCGCTAAAGCGGGACACCTGGTTACCAAGGTGACTGCCGTGGACGCCGACTCGGGCCATAACGCCTGGATCTCCTATAAGCTGGCGGAGGCCACAGACGCCTCTCTGTTCACTGTCAATCTTTACACGGGGGAGGTGAGGACTAAACGCGCCGTCTCTGAGCAGGACGACTCCTCTCAGAGGCTGCTTATAGAGATCAAGGACGACGGGGAACCGGTTCAGTCCGCCACGGTCACGGTGTCCGTCCTGCTAGAGGACGGCCTCCATGAACCCATCTTGGACCTCCGACAGAAAACGGCCGAGCCCAGCAAGAAAAACGGCAGAATCACCCTTTATTtgattctctctctggcctcGGTGTCCGTGCTGTCTCTGGTGACTTTTCTCATCTTAGCTGTCAAGTGCATCAGGAACAGCAGAAGCAGCGGCTGTTGCTGCATGAGACGGAGCGACTGTGACGACTACAAGAACCCCAACAGAAACCTGCAGATTCAGCTCAACACTGACGGACCTATTAAGTACGTGGAGGTCCTGGGAGGAGACATGTTGTCTCAGAGTCAGTCCTTCAGGTCCTGTATGTCTCCCATGTCAGAGTACAGTGACTTCACCTTCGTTAAACCCAGCAGCACCTCTGACTTTAAGGAGATGATCAGTGTCCTGGATGCGTCATTACCCGACAGCACCTGGACCTTTGAGAGTCAGCAGGTGAGCGATGACGGTGTGTCTCATTAG